AGGCAGCGGCATCCCAGGGTCCAATGAGTTGGAAGTGCCCTTGAAGAGCGGCGAGTTCGTCCTCGGCTACCCCGATGAGATCGGAGGTGTGGAGGTGCCGCAGCCGGCCGTGCTGGGACGTAACGGCAGCTACGCGGTGTTCCGTAAACTCCGCCAGGACGTCGCCGCCTTCAGGCGCTATCTGAGGGACAACTCCGGCGGCCCGGAGGACGAGGAGCTGATCGCGGCGAAGATCATGGGGCGCTGGCGCAGCGGGGCCCCTCTGGCGCTCGCCCCACAGCACGACGACCCCGCGCTCGGCGCCGACCCGCACCGCCGCAACACCTTCCTGTACGAGCAGGACGACCTGAAGGGATTCACCATGCCCGGCAGCTGCCACATCCGCCGGGCCAACCCGTGCGACGCCTCGGTGGCCGGGGAGGTACGGCTGCACCGCATGATCCGGCGCGGCGCCGTCTACGGACCGCCGCTACCCGAAGGCGTGCTGGAGGACCACGGAGCAGACCGCGGCCTGATGTTCGCGTTCATCGGCGCTCACCTGGGCCGGCAGTTCGAGTTCGTTCAGTCGCAGTGGATGAACGACGGCGTCTTCTTCGGGGCCGGCGACACGAAGGACCCCGTCGTCGGCGCCGCCGACAGGGAAGCCGGCTACACCACCCCCCGACGACCGGTGCGCCGCCGCCTGGCCCCGCTGCCCTGGTTCGCAGTCACCCGGGGAGGCGAGTACTGCTTCCTGCCGAGCCTGAGCGCCCTGCGCTGGCTCGGAGACCTCCACGACTGACCGGGCGGACAAGCGCCATGGACACCCTGCATCTCGTGCTCAACGCGATCACCGTCATCTTCATCGCAGCCACCATGTTCGCCGCCGGCCTGCGCGCCACCGTCCCGGCACTGCGCGGCGTCTTCGCCGACGTTCCGCTGCTGTTGCTGGCGCTGATGGCCAACATGGTGGCCATCCCGCTGCTCGGCTGGGGCATCGGCGCACTGTTCGGTCTCCCCTCGGCTTCCTTCATCGCCCTCGTCCTGATCGCCTCCTCCCCGGGCGGCCCCTTCGGTGCGAAACTGGCGACCGTCCAGCGGGGCGACGTCGTCGCGGGCGCGGCGATGCAAGTACTGCTCGCCACCCTCGGAAGCCTCACCTTCGCCCCCACCGCCAACGCCATCCTCACCGCCGCCGACGTCGGCACCAAGGTCTCCCTCGACGTCGGCGCGCTGGTGCGGACGGTGGCACTGCTGCAACTCGTCCCGTTCGCGATCGGCCTGCTCCTGCGTCGCTACGCCGAACCCACCGCACAGTCATGGCACCCCACGGCAGCCGCCGTCTCCAACATCACCTTCCTGATCGTGCTGGCGGGCATGCTGCTGGGCAACTGGCACGACGTCGCCGAGCTCTTCGGTTCACTCGCCCTGCTCGCGGGCTTCCTGCTCGCGGGGTTCGCCTTCGCCGTGGGAACGCTGCTGGCCACCGGACCGACGACGCGCCGCACCACCATGGGAGGCGTCGCCTCGGTGCGCAACGCCGGCCCCGCCCTGGCCGCCATCGGCCTCGCCTTCGCCGACCAACCCGCGATCCTCGGCGCACTCGCCGCGATCCTCCTCAGCGGCCTCGCGGCAGCCCTCCCGATCTCCACACTGCTCAGCAGGCGCAGGATGGCCCCAGACGCCGCCCCAAGCAGGAGCTCACCGTGAAGCAGAAGCAGCTCAACCCGGCTGCGGTGCCTGGTCGGGCGCGGGCGGCCCCGGAACAGCCGCCGCGGCGAGGTTGAGGCGCCTACGAGACACATCCGTGCAGTTATGAAGAAGCTGACCATCAAGAATGGAAGTGCCTCATCCCACCAGAAAACCGCCAAGCACCTACGCGGCAGTGCCAATCTTCGAAGCTGGTGTCAACTGGATTGAAAAGCAGGCGAAGGTGTCAACAAAGAACGACCTTCTGGTGTCCAGTAGAGCGATCAGGCCGATCAGCAGCGCCAAGCCAGTCCGCCATCGCGGTGTCATCTATCTCGAAAAGGCGCAGGAGGCGTTTGTAGCAGCAGAGGGCGGCGGCGAGGTCGAGGAAGGCCAGGTAGTTGCCGGGGTGTCGCTCGCATCGGGGTGACAGGCGGCGGAAGCCCGTCAGCCAGGAGATGGTGCG
Above is a genomic segment from Streptomyces fodineus containing:
- a CDS encoding Dyp-type peroxidase, producing MSAPTHVTLELDDIQRGVLSPRPTPYAATYLVFRIDDRTQGRELLRRASAAPTSAADTSSPLEDTWVSVAVTYWGLQALGVPRSSLESFAWEFRQGMAARARALRDEGDRSPQHWEAPLGTRDVHAVITAIAPDPPRLEGAIDRGRPAYERLSGATAIWRQDCYALPTEKEHFGYLDGVSHPAVEGSGIPGSNELEVPLKSGEFVLGYPDEIGGVEVPQPAVLGRNGSYAVFRKLRQDVAAFRRYLRDNSGGPEDEELIAAKIMGRWRSGAPLALAPQHDDPALGADPHRRNTFLYEQDDLKGFTMPGSCHIRRANPCDASVAGEVRLHRMIRRGAVYGPPLPEGVLEDHGADRGLMFAFIGAHLGRQFEFVQSQWMNDGVFFGAGDTKDPVVGAADREAGYTTPRRPVRRRLAPLPWFAVTRGGEYCFLPSLSALRWLGDLHD
- a CDS encoding bile acid:sodium symporter family protein → MDTLHLVLNAITVIFIAATMFAAGLRATVPALRGVFADVPLLLLALMANMVAIPLLGWGIGALFGLPSASFIALVLIASSPGGPFGAKLATVQRGDVVAGAAMQVLLATLGSLTFAPTANAILTAADVGTKVSLDVGALVRTVALLQLVPFAIGLLLRRYAEPTAQSWHPTAAAVSNITFLIVLAGMLLGNWHDVAELFGSLALLAGFLLAGFAFAVGTLLATGPTTRRTTMGGVASVRNAGPALAAIGLAFADQPAILGALAAILLSGLAAALPISTLLSRRRMAPDAAPSRSSP